In the genome of Anabrus simplex isolate iqAnaSimp1 chromosome 7, ASM4041472v1, whole genome shotgun sequence, the window ttcttgtgcaggaaaatacgtgtgattacgttaccgtgattagtgacgctagtaataaatatagttgaaaaatttagggaggtatactcggaagaatggcattgtttaatgcattcctcaaaatctcattcacatgtgttttgtagtgtgtttcggatgcgcatgatgaagaagaacaagactgaatttcgtgctaatatgaactccgaactgttaagtgctctgttagtgcagaggatgcacatgatatgaaaagaaaaagcatgtcaccaatgtatgtttaccaaacaggaactacaagctttaaattaaatgatatgCAAGTTAGTAAGATTACGGGGGGGGGGGAATCTGCGACTGCCCCCCCCcctgccctaacggctgcattacgaaatacctttcttgaaagttggcatctctgcgaACCTGAGGTCTTCTGAACCAAAGACCACTATAATGACCATTGAACCAAGGAGCTGGACACTGATGTAATAGACAAAATGTGAAATTCTAATGAGAGGTATACATCTGTACAGATGATAAACAATTGTGCCAGTAAATAATTGGACACAAAAGCTGTGTGCTGATACATAAGTGTTTACATGAATTTCTTCTTGTATATAAATCAGTTTTATTCTACTCTTGAGTTAGAATTTTTCTCTTACTAATACAGCTAATGAAGTTCTGCATCATATTATTAGGTTTACTTTGAAGTATTGTTTCTACAGTAGTTGAGGGCAGTGTTTGGTCTGAGTAACTAACGTTTGTTCTAGTGCATGCTGGATCGCATTAACCCTCAAATGCTCTATTTATACGACTGTTACGGTCACACGATTTTCAGGATTTTTGTATACTTTCAgtaaaaaattcttaaaaataggttttaaaagaaaagcatgcagtgtaatacattttattaaatcctAATATCATAGGCTtttgaaataaagaaatatttttgtttcgTACCTTGCATTATACCTTTACAGCCATCCTGAGTTTCCAAAAAAGTGTTCCAAAATGTTATTGTCAAAATGTCTGCAcccataccagacactaaaataCTCGACGTACCCGAGAAAGTCAAATCACAATGTTGTTCACAATTttatgcacttcaaaaaaatataaacactttagatgatatatacacaaataaagatatatatatagcACTAGAACGCTCCCGCAAAGTCACTCAGGGGAGCTACCAGAAGTAGACtgctctctcctttttcttcctctcctttcagGTCTCCAAAAGTGCTGTAAATTGTGATAACACTCCCTGTGAATTGTACAGTTACAACCTGGGCATCAATACCGGGTCCTTCCCCTTTTTTTTGTTTTGGTCCACAGATTATGCATAAATGTTCCAGCTTTCCAGGAAGTTTGTCAAGCTTGTGTGCAGGGCCTCCATCTCCAGCAGGGCCTGGGATTTGTGGAGGAATATGGTCAGTTGAAGTTGATAGacatttaacaatattaataatgatTTTCTTCTTGTTGTTGGCTTGTCAGTGTTCAAGCTGAACAAAAACATTGAACAGTGCCAGGTCAAtcacattaaaaaatattttcttccaGTATTATTGTGTATTTCTGAATTTTAAGACTGCGCAGTTAGTTCATTTAAACGGTAGTCTACCGCTTAGCAACTAGAGTCAAAAGAGAGACTGTAATCTGCCGTTTGAAACGATACTACATAGAGCACATTTGTGTGTTACTACGCATAATGAGAGCATGTCTAATGAACGTCTGAAAAACAGTCGATGTATCGTCGTTGGCCACAACGGCATGTACAAAAAGGGCGATACACCGCCGtttaaccatttgagggttaaagACAACACTAGGGAGCTAATGTTTGTACACAATGAATAGTTACCCTGTGGTCCCATTGAGCAGTCCATGGTACGAATCAAAATTCAGCACTACAGTATATGTAGCTCAAGTTATCTGATGCGGACTGCAGCAATGTTACTATTCCGTTAGCCTTTGAATCACATGAGCAATTTTGATTATGAAGTGAGGTACAGTACATGTGGAAATAGATTTTACTTCCTGAAGTTACTCTTAAGTGCTGACTTCAGTGTATTAGTTGAACCTACACTTTTTTACCCATAGTCctaaaaaataaatgtattgagAACCAAAAGTTTAAAGCCATGTTAATGTAAAAGTTTATATACTGGTTCTTGGAAGGtttaaagaaatgaataaatatgaaagatttcctcttaaatatgaATAGGTTGAAATCAGTGGTTGTTCTCAGGACTTGACATGATTCATCCAGTTTAAAGGCATGTTGGTTACTTCCGCTATGGAACAGCCTTATTCACAAACTTTTAACTCATAGTGGAAACAATAGGATTTTATCTATATCCAGTTAGCTTCAGAAATACAGTTATCATTCTTAATAcagtcacatagtggtactaattacaggcttctcccagatctgtggtgttcctcacatggtggtactaatcacaggtaacgtaaacccatggtgttccgcatatagtggtactaatcacgggtactgtaaactcaTAGTGATCCATCgccaatgatactaatcacagacccggggtgttcctcacatagaaaGTGATACTAATTGCACGTAAAGTCAACCCATGATGTTCTTCGCGGTTCAAAAtccatcatctcttggtcgccccttttagttgcctcttacgacaggcaaggcatactgtgtattcttcatctgtctcccccacccacaggggctagcTTATAACATAATTGTATAAAATTTGACATTTATTGGTTATTTTCAATATAAAATCAGTGATCACCTCCAACTTGTTGAGGAAAGCGCTGAAGACGTTTCTCTCGTTAACCCAATAATGTTGCATTTAAATACCTTGTGAGCTGACTTAGAAATCATATTTAAATAGCGTAACAGAGAGGTTAGAAGCATGCTAACATATAAAAAGTCATATAAAGTAAGTCGATAAATACTAATTTTCTTTTCGAAATTTAATGTGTTTAATAGGAAAAACAAGAACTCAACAGTTATGTTGCCCAAATCTAATTGCTTGGTATGGTAGACCTCTAAACATTATTCTATAAGAGCAACACCACACTTTTTACACTGTCAAGAACTCCCACTTCTTTTCCCCTTATTGTAGCAAACAACACACTTTTTGCTGACATTACCTATATTTCTTTTCTGATAAGGGAATGTGCAAGTCTTTCAACTTCATTCCGtcatcttttaattttttttgcatgtATATTGATTTTGTCAGGAATCAAAAGTTCAGATGGTGACTGCATCTCAAAAGTATTACATAAGTCTTTACTAGCTCCCCTATTCACAGTAAATGTGTGAATAAAAGGGTCTTTTTCAGTTTTTGTCCAGTTCAAGTCAGTCTTCTTTCCTTTGCATTTTTACTGCACACGCTTTGAAGAGCCCAGCACGTCACCACTGTTTATGTCATTTTACTGCCCCTCAATACTATTATTGTTATCGACAGAACTTTCTTCACAAACTGTTCCGTCATCACTAAAAATGCTGCATTAAGAACCACTGTCTTAAACAGTTACTAAGAGGCTCTTTGTCTTGTCTTCATACCCAGGACTAAATCTTTTTAACGACATGATGGCAACTGAGGTAATGGAAGAATGTGAATAAAGACACCAGAAAGAAACTGTTGTTTCTTGACCAAGGCATGTGGGGCGTCAGTTAGGTTGGGAAATTTTCAAAGTCACAAGCCTAGGTTCATTTTAGAATGCATACGAGAGACCCCTATGGATCAGGATTTGAACTGAATGCATTTTTAATAAGCAGTGTAATACTGCAAGCTGTGCTCGTCAAAATATTTATACGCCTTAAAAACATGGTGCGATCACAGCTCATCAATGATGAGAATAGGTCAATATGAAAAAGAAGGAATTTGCAAAATTGGCTTTGAATGAAGACTGTTATCAGGTAAACGACCTGCAGAAGACAGGTGTTGCCTTGGCAAAATTACCATCTTTTAAGAACCTCTATTTGCTGTATTTGACACTTTTGTTCAAACAGCTGAAGTTGTTGCATACCAAGAGAGCATGTTTTTTTCAGGTTTTTGCCTGCACTCTTGAAGATCTTTTTAAACTGACCTTTGTAGCAGTTTAGAGGGATGCCACAAGTAGAGAGCAGGGCTGGCACAGGCTACAGTTATAATGTAAGTGGCAGTCAGGTGGAAAGAGCCTGCAATCATATTACTGTAAGCATGCACAAGTGCAAAGGTGTATAGTTTAATTTGTATATTGTATAGAAGAATCTAAATTAAAGAAGTTTCCAAGTAGGAAAAAGTGAGGCGGTACTGCTTATAGTATATTTATAACAGTTTTGCAGTCTCATTTACATATGAGAATGCTTCTGCAGTTAGCTGTAATATGAATGCCTTGCTACTGGATGtatattaaatataattttgttttattaattTACCATGGTTGTACAGTTTTGTATTCATACGAATGCACTGTTGTCATTCTCACTACGATggactgaaataatttactgaGAATAATTCATAATACCACCATGCTATCTCAGAAAAATCGAGACTGCTCGGCAAGACCATAGGTGCAGTGCCACCACTGTTCAATTGAAGCTTATCAGCATTTACTCCCCACGTTGCACTCAGTATGCTGAGATTACCGAGCAGGGAGGAGCAACTGCTCAGAAGTATGAGGTCTCAGAGCATGGAATATGCCACCCACTAAGCAAAGAAAGGGTTATATAATATACTCACCTGTCACATATGAACATCAAAAGGCCAACCAGAAGAAAAAAATCTACATTCCAACAGTCCCCTTCAAAAATATAAGTATCATGTACAGGAGGGTATAAGTAATTGGTCTGATGTTCGGCCtcatggtgtagggggcaacgcgtctgcctgtcacccggcagctctgggttcgattcccggtggggtcaggagattttaattgtaaatgattaatatccctggcctggggactaggcatttgtgttgtccttaatgttcctttcctcacatacaacactctacacttccgcaattccacttacaccgCAGGTTCCTcacaaatggtgaaagtagtggcaaaagatctgtagaggtcgacgccacgaacaaatatcatttaaaaaaaaagaattggtCTGATGCTAGAAGTATTTAGTATTTTACTGGCACTGAACAGAAAGTTTGGGAACCAGTCTGACTTGCCAACTGAATAATACAAGACTTCGTAATCATTTATCATTCATTGAGAAGAGTTCATCTCTTCAGCCAACACTATATGAGAATTTTTACACCAAGTACACAATTGAAATCCAAAAGCTAAccattttatttaaattaaatattttaatcactGTGTTGGTGTCTGTTACTTTCTCTACTATCAACAGCCCGTAAATTTAGGAAATTGACAGTTTTATATAATAAACCATCTTCCTTTTTGGTACAGTATATAAGAATGTATATGACTGTATGTATGAGCATAATTATGTCATCAAAGATGAGCATACAGCAATGTGGTTGAAAGGGTAAGGATAGGATGACTAAGGCTGTGAGATCTAAAATTGCCCACTCCCAACCTACCAAGAACCTTCTCGAATACTTTCAGTATCTAGCTATCCACTTAAGTATACCTTTGTTAGATTCTAGAGGCACATGACTGGTCAATCCATCCTCATCTCTAGCATGGAACTTTAATTTTCCCAGTCCCAACACTTTAATTTACCAAAGAGGGTAAATGATTTCAGCTTTCCAAACTTAATGCAGAAAACTTATTATTACTATCAATGTAAAACTCCTCCTCTGATGTTGTATTACTTTCTACACCATCTACTTCTTCCTCATCACCACAGGTTTTGTGTTTTACCTTACCTTTGCGCCTTCTTCTGGTACATTTGTTCAATGTGGATATGTTTGGAAGAAGATCCATCACACACAGATACAACTTCTTAAACAGAACTCTGACAGATGGAGCTTGTGATATTAACAACATTATATATGCCAATGCATCTGACCTCTTTTTGAAGTTAGCAAAGGCATTGTACACAAACATACCAGAATAAAAATGTGCCACCTGACAATGTAGGAAGGGGAACCCAAGTAGTGCATTGAGCTGCATTATGTGGAAGAGGCAACTCTCAAACTGAGCAAACGCATGAACTGTTATAGTTGAGTATAACTTAATACTCCCTTTTAACTTTTCCTCAATCTGATGAAATGGGAAAAACGTCTCCACAAGAAGCAAACAATCATCAATTGAAACAGAAGATAAAATCTTGGTCAAGTCCTGTTCTGGGTGTGATTCTTCATCAAGAGCATCCTTATTAGTGATATTAATTGTTTCTTTGTTCTTACAACTATCTTCATCTAACTTTAAACATCTAGAATTAAGAATCTTCTTCAAATTAGGACCCTGTTTCTTCATGAGCACTTTCCTTGACCTGAAATATCCAGCCTGACTATCAACAAGATTTAGTGCAATTAGACTACATAATATAGCTCCAATATGACAGTTTGTTAGCAATGGTTCTGTACAATTTCTAGCCCAAAAAACTAACGAAATTAAAAATAGTCTCCACTGAGGGGGAAAATCCTCAAAAGCTTGCTTATCTTCAGAATCAAAGTTCAAACACTCCAAGAGTATCAATTCTCGTTTGACAGTTGGTAAATCTGGCAAGTTGTCTAGCTTTGGAAAAGAAACAGTAGCTGTCCTGTACAAAGGGCTCAAGGTAAACTTTTTAGGTTGTCCATAGCTGTCACGGGCATAGTAGGTCAAACAAACATCATAGGAAAGTCCCTGGTGAGCTACAAGGAGACCAAATATTACTTGTATGACTGGGAGGCTTATGGCATGAGAGTGCCTTAATGAGCTATCATCAACTTGAGGAGACATAAAGTATGTCTTATGAGTGATCATGTCAATTAGACATGAAGAGAAATCACCCTGTTGAAATCTTGTTAAGAACCAGGGTGGGAAAGAAACTTCACTTTCAACTGACATATTTCTGATTAGTTCATTATCAGAAAAATCGCTACCCTCTTCCTCTCCAAACtcttccagttcttcttcttcctcctcctcctcttccttctccttcTCAGAGTCACTTCCCACCTCAGCAGCACCTTTCTCTACTTCCTGACTCTGACTCTCCACTCCCACCATTTCTCCCTCTTCACAGCCTCTCATTTCAAAATCATAGTCCAACACTGAACTTCCAGCCATAATATCTTCATTACTGGATCTACATTCTACTGGGTGAAAACCTAGTAAGGGTAGGAGGTTACTGGAACACTGGACATATCCAGCAAAAATCCTCTGAATTTGATCTGCAACGTACTTGCGTTCATTCTTCTTCAGATGTTTCAGAATCTGAAAATACGAAAAAATAAAGAATCAACTTCAGAACATAAAGAACAACAGAAAATAGAATGAAGATTAACCCTTAAGTCGGCAATGTTAAACACTCTGAAGTCTGTCATGTTTTTGTACTTGGTGCATTACACATTTCATTACTTTATGAATAAATGTACGGGGTCATTTCATAAGATATCTTCCAAACATATGGGAACATGGTAATTCCAGTATATATGTGTGAAAACATGTGTCATGCTCTACTCGATGTCACCGACTTAAGGCATCTCTAAGCACTAGTGACTAGTAAACAATGCTTGAGAAAGTAACCGGCCATGCTTCAAGACAAAAGTGTAACAACAGTTCAATAGGGCTCAATTCTAAATGTTCGTACCTACTATTAAATataattccggagtttcaagtcccccaatcggatctccgggggggACAGGGTTGAGAGAAGCCTCTAATCAAAGATGTTTACTTTGCAGAGAGATATTATGTGGAACCTGGAATGTGAGGGGTTTACTACAGACTGGCAAACCATCAATTGTTGAGAGAGAAATGGCACTATATGGAGTGAAGATCTTGGGACTGTGTGAGACACACTGGAAAGGTGCTGGGCATTTCACCACTACCAACGGTAACACAGTATATTTCTCCGAATATAATCATCTAAGTCGAAATGGTGTAGCGGTCGTCGTTCCACAGAAGTTATGTAGCGCAGTCATTGGATActatccagttaatgatagaattatttccatcaagacaaattcaacaccttgtaaattaaatattgtacTGGTGTATGCACCAACATCTGCTGCCCCTGAAGATGAGATAGACGAATTCTACAGTCAATTAGAATGCTTTATTGATAACATTCCTCAAAGAGAAGTTCTCATCATTCAAGGTGACTTCAGTGCTAAGATTGGTGACATGTCATCCGATAACCACCTTAGTGTACATGTTGGTCCATATGGGCTTGGCACTAGAAATGATAGAGGAAAGCGTCTTCTGCAATTCTGTACAGATAAGGAAATGGTTGTTACCAATACACTCTTTCAATATCACCCTCGCCGCCGATATACGTGGATATCCCCTGGAGACAGGGTACGAAATCAAATTGATTTTATCCTGATCAGAAGTTGTTGGAAGTCATCTGTTTTAAACAGCAGAAGTTACCCTGGTGCTGAATGTGGTTCAGACCATATCCTTGTCATTATGAGAATGCGACTAAAACTCAAAACCACAACAAAGGTACGGGAAATGAAATTTGATGACAGAGCTCTAAGTAGCTTCGGCGAGGCTATTCGTCCCAAACGACAGTCATTAGGAATAAATCCCACTGACACTGCAGATTCGGTATGGAACAACTTGAAGACTGCTGTGAGTAGTGCAAGCAATGAAATACATGGGCAGAATTCATTTCCTAGGAAGCCATGGTCAAACGCCAAAACTTTGAGCCTAATAGAGGAAAGGAAACAGGTAAAAAGAAACAATTatgaaactgatgaatatttaaaaatgcacGCATCACTATTTCAGAAAATTCAAAAGCAGTGCAGACTTGATAAGGCAAACCAAATTCATGAAATCTGTGAAGAGATTGAATTGCATAAACAGCACTGTCAACCTCGTGATCTTTTTATGAAGGTAAAGAAAATTACCCACGATTTCAATCCCCGTTCATGGGTTGTGGAAGATGAAGATTGTACCCTCATTGGAGAGAAACAACTGGCCATTGAAAGGTGGAAAAGATACTGTGAAaatctatggtgaatatatcatgaggcatgccctcgacagttgggaaggaggat includes:
- the ast gene encoding protein asteroid is translated as MGIRGLTTYITKRSDRYLEPYELHDTYLVIDGNSLASQLYCNRSKCNSAFGGDYDLYANCIATFFRMLKKCNISPLVILDGGYELRKWSTVKSRLRKKIISAGTVTPVTQSRIKSFPLMMKEVFKDVLKELEVPCVQSLYEADDEIAAIARQLDCPVLSYDSDYYVYDVLYIPFDTFSFEPSSRYCSDGSAPYYISCKIYKVEKFLHSFGGLQKSLLPLMAALLGNDYIKKSVFSNFLSQIKRPRSRTMNDTQKSIAGLLQWLRQETFETATSKILKHLKKNERKYVADQIQRIFAGYVQCSSNLLPLLGFHPVECRSSNEDIMAGSSVLDYDFEMRGCEEGEMVGVESQSQEVEKGAAEVGSDSEKEKEEEEEEEEELEEFGEEEGSDFSDNELIRNMSVESEVSFPPWFLTRFQQGDFSSCLIDMITHKTYFMSPQVDDSSLRHSHAISLPVIQVIFGLLVAHQGLSYDVCLTYYARDSYGQPKKFTLSPLYRTATVSFPKLDNLPDLPTVKRELILLECLNFDSEDKQAFEDFPPQWRLFLISLVFWARNCTEPLLTNCHIGAILCSLIALNLVDSQAGYFRSRKVLMKKQGPNLKKILNSRCLKLDEDSCKNKETINITNKDALDEESHPEQDLTKILSSVSIDDCLLLVETFFPFHQIEEKLKGSIKLYSTITVHAFAQFESCLFHIMQLNALLGFPFLHCQVAHFYSGMFVYNAFANFKKRSDALAYIMLLISQAPSVRVLFKKLYLCVMDLLPNISTLNKCTRRRRKGKVKHKTCGDEEEVDGVESNTTSEEEFYIDSNNKFSALSLES